The Syngnathus scovelli strain Florida chromosome 18, RoL_Ssco_1.2, whole genome shotgun sequence genome contains a region encoding:
- the riok3 gene encoding serine/threonine-protein kinase RIO3 yields the protein MDQSGVTAHKPKSPWGMTATVPAVSGSSLADVMSEQLARQLEEENHNFGCLTDSSGVWLSDDSAETTSDLMLAQMLQMQFDREFDDQLRREERKFNGDSKVSISFENYRKVHPYEDSDSSEDEVDWQDTRDDPYRAAKPQTTPRRGFAGKGKNITTKHDAVTCGRKNTARMDNFAPGVQVGDGLGMDLKLSNQVFNSLKQHCVSEQRRSAKLHEKKEHSTAEQAVDPRTRLLMYKMVNAGVLESINGCISTGKESVVFHANGGSLEEQPVPDEVVLKVFKTTLNEFKNRDRYIKDDYRFIDRFTKLNPRKIIRLWAEKEMHNLSRMRKAEIPCPDVVVLRKHILVMSFIGQDHVPAPKLKDVMLSSDDMKKAFHQVLEMMQKLYKECHLIHADLSEYNMLWHQGKVWLIDVSQSVEPTHPHGLEFLFRDCRNVSTFFQKRGVSEALSIFELFNAVSGLDIGAENEAEFVAEIVALEKRNEDHVQRRGKKTFALASTDDEEEEEKQEADPPLRTDVDD from the exons ATGGATCAAAGTGGTGTCACTGCTCACAAACCTAAG AGCCCGTGGGGCATGACGGCGACAGTGCCGGCCGTGTCGGGCTCCTCGCTGGCGGATGTGATGAGCGAGCAGCTGGCCAGACAGCTGGAAGAAGAAAATCACAACTTTGGCTGCCTCACAGA CTCATCAGGTGTTTGGCTGAGCGACGACTCTGCCGAAACGACCAGTGACCTGATGCTGGCTCAGATGCTTCAGATGCAGTTTGACCGAGAGTTTGATGACCAGCTGCGTCGAGAGGAGAGGAAGTTCAATGGAGACAGCAAAG tcTCCATCTCCTTCGAGAATTACCGCAAGGTTCATCCTTACGAGGACAGCGACAGTTCTGAGGATGAGGTGGACTGGCAGGACACCAGGGATGACCCCTACAGGGCAG CCAAGCCTCAGACCACGCCCAGGAGAGGTTTTGCCGGGAAAGGCAAAAACATCACAACCAAACACGATGCGGTGACATGTGGCAGGAAGAACACGGCACGCATGGACAAC TTTGCTCCTGGGGTGCAAGTGGGTGATGGTCTGGGCATGGACCTGAAATTATCCAACCAGGTGTTCAACTCCCTGAAGCAGCACTGCGTTAGCGAGCAGCGCCGGAGTGCCAAACTGCACGAAAAGAAAGAACACTCCACGGCC GAGCAAGCGGTGGATCCCCGCACTCGTCTGCTGATGTACAAGATGGTCAACGCCGGTGTGCTGGAGAGCATCAACGGCTGCATCAGCACCGGGAAGGAGTCGGTGGTCTTCCACGCCAACGGAGGAAG CCTGGAGGAGCAGCCTGTCCCGGATGAGGTGGTCCTGAAGGTGTTCAAGACCACCTTGAACGAGTTCAAGAACCGAGATCGTTACATCAAAGACGACTACCGCTTCATCGACCGCTTCACCAAACTCAACCCTCGCAAGATTATTCGCTTGTGGGCCGAGAAGGAGATGCACAACCTCAGCAG GATGAGGAAGGCGGAGATTCCTTGTCCGGACGTGGTGGTGTTGCGCAAACATATCCTGGTGATGTCATTCATTGGACAAGATCACGTCCCTGCGCCCAAGCTCAAGGATGTGATGTTAAGCTCTGACGACATGAAGAAGGCCTTCCACCAGGTCTTAGAA ATGATGCAGAAGCTGTATAAGGAGTGTCATCTGATCCATGCTGACCTCAGCGAGTACAACATGTTGTGGCATCAAGGAAAG GTGTGGTTGATCGACGTCAGTCAGTCGGTTGAGCCCACGCACCCTCATGGCCTGGAGTTCCTCTTCCGAGACTGCAGGAACGTTTCCACG TTCTTCCAGAAGCGAGGAGTGAGCGAGGCGCTCAGCATCTTCGAGCTTTTCAACGCCGTGTCTGGACTCGACATTGGTGCGGAGAACGAGGCAGAGTTTGTTGCTGAG ATCGTAGCATTGGAGAAGAGGAATGAGGACCATGTGCAGCGGCGAGGAAAGAAAACGTTTGCTCTGGCGTCCACAGATgacgaagaagaggaagaaaaacaaGAAGCCGACCCTCCTTTACGGACGGACGTGGACGACTAG